In Chitinophaga nivalis, a single genomic region encodes these proteins:
- a CDS encoding SusD/RagB family nutrient-binding outer membrane lipoprotein gives MFKLIYQGRIWLLAATLAMSACTKNFEQINTDPTAAPAVTPGILLTRGLLYASGGEFEAWRSNLIYCGPMVQHLSSLSLTYAGDKYLYNDGYSGAAFNSFYPNGIKILVTLINQTANDPAQANFNAMATITKVIMLQRLTDLHGDVPYLAAGRGFLDLNFSPAYDRQETIYNGLAAELIAAAAKLDAAKATPGSADISGYGGSPEQWKKLAYSLLLRIGLRLSKKSDPAKAKEYVQKAVAGGVFTRNEDIFYMQHVAGDYDNPNSHVIGVYPGSRAETGKSNLSIKLSKFFVDLLKTKNDPRLPFISELPKPDSTPGGSNVPALQKGLPNGYDNTSDPVYGIGSTGDADLAHYSQPRQIIAQPNSPNIFLTYSEVQLMLAEATARGWIAGDPVSRFITGVKSGIWQWSLYGPAIVYDDAAAQAYALAESAAVGAGSLNTKLEAINTQYYITTFLNEYEAYANWRRSGYPVLKPVNYKNNETNGQIPRRLRYPRNDYDVNRENVEAANAAQGADLFTTPVWWDKP, from the coding sequence ATGTTTAAGTTAATATATCAAGGCAGGATATGGCTGTTGGCCGCTACACTGGCCATGAGCGCCTGTACAAAAAACTTTGAACAGATCAATACGGATCCTACCGCTGCACCGGCTGTAACACCGGGTATTCTGCTTACGCGGGGATTGCTTTATGCTTCCGGTGGTGAATTTGAAGCGTGGCGTTCCAATCTCATTTACTGCGGGCCTATGGTGCAGCATTTATCTTCACTCAGTCTCACGTATGCGGGAGATAAATACCTGTATAACGATGGTTACAGCGGGGCCGCCTTTAACTCGTTTTATCCGAATGGTATCAAGATACTGGTTACGTTGATAAACCAGACAGCGAATGATCCTGCACAGGCCAATTTTAATGCCATGGCTACGATTACGAAGGTAATTATGTTGCAGCGGTTAACAGACCTGCATGGAGATGTACCCTATCTGGCAGCGGGGCGAGGTTTTCTGGACCTGAATTTTTCTCCGGCCTACGACCGGCAGGAAACGATTTATAATGGTTTGGCAGCAGAATTAATCGCCGCTGCCGCGAAGCTGGATGCAGCGAAGGCAACGCCTGGCAGTGCTGATATTTCCGGTTACGGCGGATCGCCGGAGCAGTGGAAGAAGCTGGCGTATTCATTGTTGCTGCGTATCGGTTTACGCCTGTCTAAAAAATCCGATCCGGCCAAAGCGAAGGAGTATGTACAGAAAGCCGTTGCTGGTGGCGTTTTTACACGAAATGAAGACATCTTCTACATGCAGCATGTAGCCGGTGATTATGATAATCCCAATAGCCACGTGATAGGTGTATACCCCGGCAGCAGGGCAGAAACAGGGAAGAGTAACCTATCTATCAAGCTCTCTAAATTTTTTGTAGACCTGCTCAAAACGAAGAACGATCCGCGTTTGCCGTTTATTTCAGAACTACCGAAACCGGATTCCACACCGGGTGGCAGCAACGTACCTGCGCTGCAGAAAGGATTGCCCAATGGATATGATAATACTTCTGATCCGGTATACGGCATCGGATCTACCGGAGATGCGGATCTGGCGCACTACTCACAGCCCCGGCAGATAATTGCGCAACCCAATTCCCCCAACATTTTCCTGACGTATTCGGAAGTACAGCTGATGTTGGCAGAAGCCACGGCAAGAGGATGGATTGCCGGAGATCCGGTGTCCCGTTTTATTACCGGGGTGAAGTCTGGTATCTGGCAATGGTCTTTGTACGGGCCCGCGATTGTATATGACGACGCTGCGGCGCAGGCCTATGCCCTGGCAGAATCGGCGGCAGTGGGTGCCGGTAGCCTGAATACGAAGCTGGAAGCCATTAACACCCAGTATTATATCACCACGTTTTTGAATGAATATGAAGCGTATGCTAACTGGCGCCGTAGCGGTTATCCGGTGCTGAAGCCGGTGAATTACAAGAATAACGAAACCAATGGCCAGATCCCGCGCCGGTTGCGGTATCCACGTAATGACTATGATGTAAACCGCGAAAATGTAGAAGCTGCCAATGCCGCGCAGGGCGCGGATTTGTTTACCACGCCGGTGTGGTGGGATAAACCCTGA